CGAAGGTGCGGGAGACGCCGCCGGCGGAGCTGGGCGGGGTCGAGGTGAGCCTGCAGGACCTGCTGCCGGACGCGGACGTGCTGCGGCTCACCGGCGAAGGGGTGCGGGTCGTCGTGCGGCCGTCCGGGACCGAGCCGAAGCTGAAGGCGTACCTGCAGGTCGTGGCGCCGGTGACGGGTTCGCTGGCGGAGGCCCGCGCTGCCGCGAACGCGCGGCTGCGCGCGGTGCGGACCGCCGTCGAGGAGCTGCTCGCCTGATGCCGAGGCTGCTGATCGTGCACCACACGCCGTCGCCGTCGACCCAGGCGCTGTTCGAGGCGGTGCTGGCCGGCGCGACGCACCCGGACATCGAAGGGGTGGAGGTGGTCCGCCGGGCGGCCTTGGCGGCCACCGTCCCCGACGTCCTCGGGGCGGACGGCTACCTGCTGGGCACGCCGGCGAACCTGGGCAGCATGAGCGGTGCGCTGAAGCACTTCTTCGACACCGTCTACTACCCGTGCCTGGACGCCACGCGCGGCCGCCCGTTCGGGTACTGGATCCACGGCACCAGCGACACCGCGGGAACGGAACGCCAGCTGCTCTCGATCACCACCGGTCTGGCCTGGGAGAAGGCGGCGGACGCGGTGATCTCCACGGGTGAGCCGGACAAGAAGACCCTGGAGGCGTGCACCGAGCTGGGCGGCACCCTGGCCGCGACGCTGATGCCCTGAGGCCGGTGCGCCTGGGTAAACGATGTCCCGAAAAGTAAGGGGCCTGTCACCGGAAGCCCTGGGGGTCGACCTCCGGCAACAGGCCGTGGCCAAGGGATCGCCGCGAGGGCGTTCGACCTTGGCAGCTGAAGCGTACTACAGACCGCGGATCATGACGAGTCGGCGGACACGACGGCCTCTCGTCTTGCTGTTCCGTACACCCCCAGGGTACGGAGAGCAAGACGAGAGGCGCGACAACTGTAAACCACTGCATACGATAGCTGTCAACATGTGCGTACAGTGGTTTCCGGGCTAGAATTTTCACGGTGGAAACCTAGGGGGCGGGTATGGCACGGGAACGCACTTTCGCGGAACGCCTGAGCGCCCTGATCGAGGCGGCTCGGGTGGACGGCCGCGCGCCGCACAGCTACCGGGAGATCTCGGCGGCGGTCGAGCGGGCGGGCGGGCCGGCGATGTCGCCCGCCTACCTGCAGCAGCTGGCCACGGGCAAGCGCGTCAACCCGAAGATCCACTATGTCGAGGCCCTGGCGAAGCTGTTCGGCGTGCCCGTCACGTACTTCTTCGACGAAGAGGCCGCCACGCCCCCGGCCGGGGAGGCGCAGCTGATGGCGATGCGGGCCCAAGAGCTCTCGCCGCAGGGCCGGCGGCAGGTGATGGACCTGCTGGAGCTGGTCGAGCGCTACGAACGGGCCGAACGCGAGGGCCGGAACCCGGAGGACGCCGCGCGATGAAGGAACGGGAGCTGCGCCGCCGCTGCCGCAAGCTGCTCAAGCAGCTCGACATCGGCCCGCCGCTGGACGTCGAAGTGCTGTGCGCGCGGCTGGGCGACCAACGGGGGAAGCCGATCCGGCTGATGGCCTACCCGCTGGAAGTGCCGGGGCCGTTCGGCTGCTGGATCGCGACGTCGGCGGCGGACTACATCTTCTACCAGGCCGAAACGACGAAATCCCACCAGGACCACATCATCCTGCACGAGCTCGGGCACATGCTGGCCGACCACCACCCGCACGGCGACGCCGAGCCGGCGGACTTCCTGCGCGGGCCCGCTCCGGATCTTGACCCGGATGCCGTACACCGCGCACTGCGGCGGACGTCCTACGATGACGCGCACGAGTGGGAAGCCGAGACCGTCGCGACCATCATCCTCGAGTGGGCGTCGGTCCTGAACTACACGATCCCGCGGCGTGCTGCGGACCGGGATCTCCGCCGGATCCAGGGGGCGCTCGGCGATCACCAAGGGTGGTTGTGAGCACACTTTTCAGCCCCGTGAACGTTCTCGCGATGGTGCTGTTCGCCGCCGCACTGGCGTGGCGGATATACCAGGTGCAGCGCGCACCGACGGTGCCGAACTGGGCCGTCACGGCGTGCGTCGCCGGGTTCGCCGCGGCGTTCCTGCTGCAGCAGACGGTGGTGTCCGACGAGGTCGACGCGGTCCTCGGCCGCGGCGCGGCGCGCGTGGCCAACAACGCGCTGCTGGCGTGCGCCGTGTGCGCGCTGGTGATCTTCTTCCTCGGCTCGGCGCTGGGCCCGCGGCGCTACCGCCGGGTGATGGTGGAACTGGTGCCGCTGGCCGCGGCGATCGCGCTGATGGTCGTCGCCATGGCCCTGACCCCGCCGGAACTGCGCGGGCTCCCGCTCGGGCCGTCGACGATCCACGACACCGGGATCGCGCTGTTCTACCTCGGCGCCGGGCTGTACCTGATCTACGGCCTGATCGCGTGCACCGCCTGGATCGTGCGCTACCTGCGGGTGGCCGACCGCAACCTGCGGATCGGGCTGCGGATGAGCGCGGTCGGCATGGCCTGCGCGGCCGCGGGCAGCATCTTCCGCGCGCTGTACATCGTGGTGGCGTGGGCGTTCGGCCCGGTCGTCAAGATCCTGCTGCTGCTCGGGGTGCCGTTCGTGATCGTCGGCGGGATGCTGTTCCTGCTCGGCGTCACCTATCCCGGAGTGCGGGCGCGGATCTCGGCGCTGCGGCGGCGACACCAGCACCGCCGCGAACACGCCGCGCTCGGTCCCCTGTGGACAGTCCTGGTCCAGGCGTTCCCCAGCATCGTGCTGCGGACACCCCCGCGCCGGCACGGCGAACGCCTTTCCCCGCGCAGCATCCACCGCGTGCACTACCGCCGGGTGATCGAGATCCGGGACGGTCTCGTGCAGCTGTCGCCCTACCTGGACGCGGACTTCGGCGAGGTCGTCGCCACCGATCCCGGTGCCGCCGCGGCCGCGTTGAAGGCGGCGTTGGCGCGGCACGCGGCCGGTGAAGAGAGCGATGGCCACGCCAAGCAGGTCCTGCCCGCACCGGCGGACGACATCGAATCGGACGTCCGGCCGCTGCTGGCGCTGTCGGCGGCGATGGAGAAGGGAACGTGACGTGGACACCCTGATCACCGCGGGCCGGGTGCTGCCGCGACCCTCGGCACCGGTCGAGGACGGCGCCGTGCTGGTGCGCGACGGGGTGATCGTGGCGGCGGGCCCGCGCGCGGACGTCGTCGCGCAGGCCGCGCCGGACGCGTCCCGGCACGACTTCCCCACCGGCACCGCGCTGGCCGGGCTGTTCAACGTCCACGTGCACCTGGCTTTCGACGCTTCCCGCGAGATGCTGGCGAACTTCCGGGCGGGCTCTCTTCTGGAGGGCGCGCGTTCGCGGCTTTCTTCGATGCTGCGCAGCGGCGTCACGACGGTGCGGGACCTCGGCGACCGCGACCACCTGGGCGCGGCGGTCCGCCGGTCGTTCGACGGCGAGGTCGCGCCGCGGCTGCTGGTGTCGGGGCCGCCGATCACGGTCCCGGAGGGGCACTGCCACTTCTTCGGCGGCGCGGTCTCGTCCGACGCCGAGATCCGCGCGCTGATCGACGCGAACGCGGCCGCGGGCGCGGACGTGATCAAGGTGATGGCCAGCGGCGGCCAGATCACCGAGGGCGGCGCGGACATGTGGGAATCCCAGTTCGACGCGCGGCAGCTTTCGGTGGTGGTCGCGCACGCGGCGTCCCACGGGCTCCCGGTGGCCGCGCACGCCCACGGCGCGGACGCGATTTCGGCCGCGGTCGAAGCCGGGGTGTCGACGATCGAGCACTGCAGCTTCCTGACCGGGCCGAAGTCGTTCGACCGCCGCGAGCCCGTCGCGAAGCGGATGGCCGCCGACGGCATCTCGGCGTGTTCGACGAGCAGCCGCAACTGGCGGACGATCGTCGAGAAACTCGGCGACGACGTCGCGCAGGCGATGTACGGGCGGCTGCCGTGGCTGGAGGAACACGGGGTCCGGCTGCTCGCGGGGACGGACGCGGGCCTGCCGGGATCGGTGTTCGACGACCCGGTGGGGGCGCTGGAGCTGTACGAGTGGCTCGGGTTTCCGCGGCGGCGGATCTTGGAGATCGCGACCTGTGACTCCGCGGCGGGGCTGGGGCTGGCCGACGTGACCGGGCGGCTGGACGCCGGGCTCTCGGCGGACGTGCTCGTCGTCGAAGGGGATCCGCTGGCGTCGCTCGCCGCGCTGCGCAACCCCCTCTTGGTGCTGGCCCAGGGCCGCGAAGCCTAGTTCCCCGATCGGGGAATGCCTAATTTGGTGACACCGTTTTAAAACAGTGTTACCGTAGTCCCAGCCCACCTCGAAGGAGCCCCCCGATGCACGGACCCACCCAGCTCTTCACCGTGATCGCCCTGGTCTCGCTGCCCACCGTCATGTACGGCGGCTACGCGCTCATGGGCGTCATGCGCGACCGAAAGCTCACCGAACACCAGCGCGCCATGTTCCGCGTCGGCCACGCGCACGCCGGCGTCCTGCTGATCCTCGCCCTCGTCGCGCTGCAGATCCTCAGCCGGACGACGCTCTCCGACACCACCCTGTGGATCACCTGCTTCCTGCTGCTCTTCGGGATCCTCGCCCAGTCCGGCGGCTTCTTCCTCCACCTGATCCCGACCAAGAACAAGCTCGGCGGCCGCGTGACATCCGCCGGGGCGGTGCTCCTCGCCGCGGGCACGCTGCTCACCGCGTACGGGGTCGCCTTCAGTGGATGAAGCCGGTCGTTAAGCTGGGTGACGTGCCTGAATACCTGCCGACCGCGCCCTACAAGGGGACCCGGGACTTCCTGCCCGCCGAGATGTCCGTGCGTACCCAGGTGTTCGGTCATCTCTACGACGTCCTCGAGCGCCGCGGCTTCCTCCGCTACGACGGCCCGATCCTCGAGTCGGCCGAGATCTACGAGCGGAAGTCGGGCCAGGAGCTCGCCGACAAGCAGCTGTACACGCTCACCGACAAGGGCGGGCGGCGGCTGGCGCTGCGCCCGGAGATGACGCCGTCGGTGGCGCGGATGATCGCCGGCAGCGCGAAGTCGCTGTCGTTCCCGGTCCGCTGGTACAGCCACCCGAACTGCCACCGGTACGAGGCGCCGCAGCGCGGCCGCGTGCGCGAGCACTGGCAGATCAACGCGGACATCTTCGGCTCGGACAGCGCCAACTGCGAGATCGAGATCTTCGAGCTGGTCCACGACATGATGGCCGCGCTGGGCGCGACGCCGGACATGTTCGTGCTGCGCGTCAACGACCGGAACCTGCTGACGTCGGCGCTCACCGACGTCGCCGGGGTCTCCGAGGACCACCTGGCCCAGGTGTTCGCGCTGGTCGACCGCTGGGAGAAGTACCCGCGCGAGAAGCTGGCGGAGAGCGCCGCGGAGATCGGGCTCTCGGACAAGCAGTTCGAGAAGCTGGCCGAGACGCTCGGCGCGGGCGAGGCCCTGCTGGACGAGCTGCCGGCCGAGGTGCGCGAGGCGTCGAACCTCGTTCGCGTGCTGAACAGCAGCGCGGGCAGCCTGGTGAAGTACGAGCCGATGATCGTGCGCGGGCTGGCGTACTACACGTCGACCGTGTTCGAGGTCTTCGACACCTCACCGGAGAACCGCCGCGCCCTCTTCGGCGGCGGCCGCTACAGCGACCTCGCGTCGATGTTCACGCCGCAGCAGATCCCGGGCATCGGGTTCGGCATGGGCGACGTCACGCTGATCGACTTCCTCGAGACGCACGGCCTGACCCCGGCGCCGCGCAGCGAGGTCGACGTCATGGTGATCCCGGTGACCGAGGACCTCTCGGACGCGGCCCGCTCGGTGGCGGCGTCGCTGCGCACCGCGGGCCTCCGGACGTCGACGCCGATCGAGCACCGCAAGCTGGGCAAGGAGCTCACTCGCGCGGACAAGGCGGGCGCGGCCGCGGTGGTGATCGTCGGCCAGGAGGACTGGGCCGCCGGGAACGTCACGGTCCGCAGCCTCGCGACCCGGGAGCAGAACCCGGTCGCGATCGCGGACGCCCCCGCAGCGGTCCAGGCCCTCCTGGCCTGATGTTGGGGCATCACGCGTGATCAGAGAGGCATCACCCGTGATTGGGGAGGCATCACTCCTGATGCCCCTTCAATCACGGGTGATGCCCTCCTGATCACGGGTGATTCCCCTTTGATCACGCGGGATCGGCGCGGAGCAGGCGGAGGGTGAACGTGGCTCCGGCACCGGGGCGGCCGGCCGCCGCGATCGTGCCGCCGTGGCCCGTCACCACTTCGCGGACCAGGGCCAGGCCCAGGCCGAACCGGCGGCCGTCGCCGTCGGAGCCGCGGGCGAACCGCTCGAAGATGCGGTCCGCGTCGGCCGACGGGAAGCCGACGCCCGTGTCGCGGACCCGCAGCTCCACGTGCCTTTCGTCCGGTACGCCCAGCCACACCTCGATCGAGCCGCCCGGCGGGGTGTGGCCCAAAGCGTTGTCCAGCAACGCCGAAAGCACGCGCCGCAACGCCGTCGGGACGCCCTGGACCACGTACGGCCGCCGCTCCCGGGACACCGCGAGCCGGACCTGGCTCTCCCCCGCGCGCACCGCCTCCGCCGCGACCGCCTCCTCGGCGAGCACGCCCAGTTCGACCAGTTCGAACTCCGGCCGGTCGCCCGCCTGCGCCGACAGCAGCAGGTCCTCGACGACTTCGCCGAGCTCCCGCGTGCCCCGCACCAGTTGCTCGAGGTCGTCGGCGTCGCGGCCGGACGCGCGCCGGGCCAGCAGCTGCGCCCGGGTGTGCAGCCGGGTCAGCGGGGCGCGCAGTTCGTGGGACGCGTCCGCGACGAACGTCCGCTGCCGCCGCAGCGCGTCGGCCAGGGGGCGGATCGCCCGGCAGGCCAGCACCCGGCCGCACAGCACGGCCGCGAGCAGGGCGAGCACCTCCGCGACCACGAGCCCGGACACCAGCGACGAGCGGTCCTGGATCTGGTAGAGCTCCTCGAAGTACGCCTGCGAAACGACGCCGCCGCGGTTCTCGACGCGGATCGTGTACGTCATGCCACCGATCGGGCGCCGTTCCGTGTGGACGTCCCCGGGCGCGGGCACCGTCGCGGCCAGCCCCGCGATCGGCATTCCGGCCGGCGGCGTGCTCGCGGGCGCGTGCAGGGCCGGGGTGAACAGCCAGACGCAGCCGGGCGGGGTCGCGGCCGGGCCCAGCTCGACCGTCCTGGCCAGCGTGCGGTCGGCCTCGGCGTGCTGCCGGGACAGCAGGATGGCGTAGGCGATCCCGCCCGCGACGGCCACCAGCAGCGACACCACGACGGCGATCTGCGCGGTGATCGCCCACCGCGCCCGCCGCAGGGCCCGCTCCTCCGGGTCGGCTTTCATACCGCGCCGATCTGGTAGCCGAGGCCGTGCACCGTCCGGACGACGTCGCGGCCGAGCTTGCGCCGCAGGTAGTACACGTAGGTGTCCACAATGGACTCACCGGTCGAGTCGGCGAAGACGGCTCCGCGCAGCGACGCGCGCGGGTGGATCGCCTTGGGCCGCTGGGCCAGCGTCCGCAGCAGCTCGAACTCCCGCCCGGACAGCGTGATCCGCTCGCCGCGCGGCAGCACGACCTCGTGCCGCTGCAGGTCGAGGGCCGCCGCGCCGAGCGGGAGGCACTCCGCGCCCTCGAGGTCACGGCGGCCGAGCGCCCGCAGCCGGGCCAGCAGTTCCTCGGCCTCGAACGGCTTGACGAGGTAGTCGTCGGCGCCGGCGTCGAGCCCGCCGACGCGGTCGGCGAGCTCGCCCAGCGCCGAGAGCACCAGGACCCGCGTGGTCACCGCCTGCGCCCGCAGCCGGGCGAGCAGTTCGAGGCCGTCCAGCACCGGGAGGCGGCGGTCGATGATCATCACGTCGTACCGCCCGGTGAGCCCGAGGTGCAGGCCCCGCTGCCCGTCGTGCGCTTTGTCGGTTTCGTAGCCTTCGTCCGCGAGCAGCTCGGCGAGCATGCCCGCCAGTTCCCGGTCGTCCTCGACCAGCAGCACTCTCGGTTTCGTCGCCCCTTCGTGCACGAACCCATACTGGCAGTGATTTTCTGAAATTGAACTATCAACTTTTCCCGGTGACCGGGACCGGCTCGGCCATCAGGAGCACCTCGCTGCTCCCCTTGCGGGCGTCGCGGCGGTCGAGCCAGCTGAGCAGCGGCGCGGTCATGATCG
This genomic window from Amycolatopsis mongoliensis contains:
- the hisS gene encoding histidine--tRNA ligase — translated: MPEYLPTAPYKGTRDFLPAEMSVRTQVFGHLYDVLERRGFLRYDGPILESAEIYERKSGQELADKQLYTLTDKGGRRLALRPEMTPSVARMIAGSAKSLSFPVRWYSHPNCHRYEAPQRGRVREHWQINADIFGSDSANCEIEIFELVHDMMAALGATPDMFVLRVNDRNLLTSALTDVAGVSEDHLAQVFALVDRWEKYPREKLAESAAEIGLSDKQFEKLAETLGAGEALLDELPAEVREASNLVRVLNSSAGSLVKYEPMIVRGLAYYTSTVFEVFDTSPENRRALFGGGRYSDLASMFTPQQIPGIGFGMGDVTLIDFLETHGLTPAPRSEVDVMVIPVTEDLSDAARSVAASLRTAGLRTSTPIEHRKLGKELTRADKAGAAAVVIVGQEDWAAGNVTVRSLATREQNPVAIADAPAAVQALLA
- a CDS encoding sensor histidine kinase; amino-acid sequence: MKADPEERALRRARWAITAQIAVVVSLLVAVAGGIAYAILLSRQHAEADRTLARTVELGPAATPPGCVWLFTPALHAPASTPPAGMPIAGLAATVPAPGDVHTERRPIGGMTYTIRVENRGGVVSQAYFEELYQIQDRSSLVSGLVVAEVLALLAAVLCGRVLACRAIRPLADALRRQRTFVADASHELRAPLTRLHTRAQLLARRASGRDADDLEQLVRGTRELGEVVEDLLLSAQAGDRPEFELVELGVLAEEAVAAEAVRAGESQVRLAVSRERRPYVVQGVPTALRRVLSALLDNALGHTPPGGSIEVWLGVPDERHVELRVRDTGVGFPSADADRIFERFARGSDGDGRRFGLGLALVREVVTGHGGTIAAAGRPGAGATFTLRLLRADPA
- a CDS encoding amidohydrolase family protein — translated: MDTLITAGRVLPRPSAPVEDGAVLVRDGVIVAAGPRADVVAQAAPDASRHDFPTGTALAGLFNVHVHLAFDASREMLANFRAGSLLEGARSRLSSMLRSGVTTVRDLGDRDHLGAAVRRSFDGEVAPRLLVSGPPITVPEGHCHFFGGAVSSDAEIRALIDANAAAGADVIKVMASGGQITEGGADMWESQFDARQLSVVVAHAASHGLPVAAHAHGADAISAAVEAGVSTIEHCSFLTGPKSFDRREPVAKRMAADGISACSTSSRNWRTIVEKLGDDVAQAMYGRLPWLEEHGVRLLAGTDAGLPGSVFDDPVGALELYEWLGFPRRRILEIATCDSAAGLGLADVTGRLDAGLSADVLVVEGDPLASLAALRNPLLVLAQGREA
- a CDS encoding XRE family transcriptional regulator codes for the protein MARERTFAERLSALIEAARVDGRAPHSYREISAAVERAGGPAMSPAYLQQLATGKRVNPKIHYVEALAKLFGVPVTYFFDEEAATPPAGEAQLMAMRAQELSPQGRRQVMDLLELVERYERAEREGRNPEDAAR
- a CDS encoding flavodoxin family protein — encoded protein: MPRLLIVHHTPSPSTQALFEAVLAGATHPDIEGVEVVRRAALAATVPDVLGADGYLLGTPANLGSMSGALKHFFDTVYYPCLDATRGRPFGYWIHGTSDTAGTERQLLSITTGLAWEKAADAVISTGEPDKKTLEACTELGGTLAATLMP
- a CDS encoding MAB_1171c family putative transporter produces the protein MSTLFSPVNVLAMVLFAAALAWRIYQVQRAPTVPNWAVTACVAGFAAAFLLQQTVVSDEVDAVLGRGAARVANNALLACAVCALVIFFLGSALGPRRYRRVMVELVPLAAAIALMVVAMALTPPELRGLPLGPSTIHDTGIALFYLGAGLYLIYGLIACTAWIVRYLRVADRNLRIGLRMSAVGMACAAAGSIFRALYIVVAWAFGPVVKILLLLGVPFVIVGGMLFLLGVTYPGVRARISALRRRHQHRREHAALGPLWTVLVQAFPSIVLRTPPRRHGERLSPRSIHRVHYRRVIEIRDGLVQLSPYLDADFGEVVATDPGAAAAALKAALARHAAGEESDGHAKQVLPAPADDIESDVRPLLALSAAMEKGT
- a CDS encoding response regulator transcription factor, with translation MLLVEDDRELAGMLAELLADEGYETDKAHDGQRGLHLGLTGRYDVMIIDRRLPVLDGLELLARLRAQAVTTRVLVLSALGELADRVGGLDAGADDYLVKPFEAEELLARLRALGRRDLEGAECLPLGAAALDLQRHEVVLPRGERITLSGREFELLRTLAQRPKAIHPRASLRGAVFADSTGESIVDTYVYYLRRKLGRDVVRTVHGLGYQIGAV